Proteins encoded in a region of the Macaca mulatta isolate MMU2019108-1 chromosome X, T2T-MMU8v2.0, whole genome shotgun sequence genome:
- the CCDC160 gene encoding coiled-coil domain-containing protein 160, with translation MDARRKHWKKYMFTPFFSAQDVLEETSQPESSSEQTTTDSSKRMEEIYNLSSRKFQEESKFRRKKYIFQLNEIEQESNLRENKINISQNETDTNSASYESSNVDVTTEESFNSTEDSSTCSTDNLPALLRQDIRKKLMERMSPKLCLNILNEELEELNMKCRKIEEEFENAEKELLYYRKEIFTKPLNFQETETDASKSDYEVQALRNDLSEKATNVKNLSEQLQQAKEVIHKLNLENRDLKEAVRNLKHQTKFGNVLLKEEMKSYYELEMAKIRGELSAVKNELRTEKTLQARNNRALELLRKYYASSMATSSSIFDHFTGDFF, from the coding sequence ATGGatgctagaagaaaacactggaagAAGTATATGTTTACTCCTTTTTTTAGTGCACAGGATGTTCTAGAAGAGACTTCTCAGCCTGAATCTTCTTCTGAACAAACGACTACAGATAGCAGCAAGAGAATGGAAGAAATTTATAATTTGTCCAGTAGAAAGTTTCAAGAAGAAAGTaaatttaggaggaaaaaatatattttccaactaaatgaaatagaacaaGAATCAAATTTAAGAGAGAACAAGATAAACATTTCACAGAACGAGACAGACACAAATTCTGCATCCTATGAATCATCTAATGTGGATGTTACAACCGAAGAAAGCTTTAACAGCACGGAAGATAGCTCTACCTGCAGTACAGATAACTTACCAGCTCTACTAAGACAAGACATAAGAAAGAAACTTATGGAAAGAATGTCTCCAAAACTTTGCCTGAATATTTTGAATGAAGAACTGGAAGAACTTAATatgaaatgcagaaaaatagaagaggaattTGAAAACGCTGAAAAAGAACTTTTGTACtacagaaaagaaatattcacAAAACCTCTAAATTTTCAAGAAACAGAGACGGATGCTTCAAAAAGCGACTATGAAGTTCAAGCTTTAAGAAATGACCTGTCTGAAAAAGCAACAAATGTAAAAAACTTAAGTGAACAACTCCAGCAAGCCAAAGAAGTCATCCACAAATTGAACCTAGAGAACAGAGATTTAAAAGAAGCTGTTAGGAACTTAAAACATCAAACCAAGTTTGGAAATGTGCTcctaaaagaagaaatgaaatcatattatGAATTAGAAATGGCAAAGATCCGCGGAGAGCTCAGTGCCGTCAAGAATGAACTGAGAACTGAGAAGACCCTACAAGCAAGAAATAACAGAGCCTTGGAGTTGCTTAGAAAATACTATGCTTCTTCAATGGCAACATCATCAAGTATCTTTGACCACTTTACTGGGGATTTtttttga